The sequence TAAGGAGAATCTTTAAAAGAATTTTGAACGTTTGTATAATCGTATCCATCAAAAATAACTTCATCTGCAGTTACGTTTTGATAGGTACCTCCTGGAACTTTAAACTTAATTGTTTTCCAAGTATCAAGAGGTCTTAATGAACCATCGTATTTTTTTCCGCTATCAGTACTTCTTTCGTAAGGATAAATTGCTGACCAATATAGACCGGCAAAAACAATTTTTTTACAGCTATTATTAATTTTCAATTCTGATTGAGACGAACTGAAAATTCCTGTTGCAGGATCAACATTGATGTATTCAACATTGTAACTATTATTATCTCCCGGAGAATTAAAAGGAGTATTAGCCTCAGCAGTTAAAGTTGCTAAATTCGTAACCGTTCCTGTAAATAAAACTCCTGTTTGAGGTGCTCCATTTTTATTATACGTTGGAGCAGTATCTACCTTATTGATTACCGTGTTTCCAATTAAAATAACATCTCCTTTAACTTTTATGTTTCCTCCAGTAAGTCGAGGTGTAAAAGCTTTTCCAATTTGAGCATTTACTGAAGTAAAACTTAATAGTAAAAACAAAACGAACATCGCATAGCGCGATAAATTTTTTGTATTTAATCTTTTTATTGTCTTTAAACTTTCGTCCAAACAATAATGCATTAAATCCTCCAACTGGCATTTAGCTTGGGTAACTAAACGTGCACAACATGCAATTGCAAGTTTTACATTCTTTAAGATAGTAGGTTTTTTCATGGTCTTCATTTTGTTTTTGTCCTGATTTATTTCCTAAGGGGCATTAAAAAATAAATTTTAGCACTCTGAAACATTTTTATTATTAAGTCCTTCTTACGATTATTTAAGAAGGACTGACTTTCTTTTTACTTCTATTAATTCTCCACTTTTACGATGGCCAATTTGCCGTTGTATGGTTTGTTTCCTTTTGCTTCTAATGCTTTAGTCGCTTCTTGCAAACCTTCAAATTTCTCGTAATAGATATAATATTTACTTGTTGCTATATTATAAAAGAAATTAATGTCTGAACGTCCTGCAGCAACTGCTTTTGCAAGGAATTCATCTCTCTTTTCAACACTGCTATGAACGGCAAGAATCATATAATATCCATTTTCAGAATTTTTAATATTCTTGATGATCTGCATATTTGACTGGTCTTCACCAAAATCAAAATCACTTGCTGTTAAAGGTGTACTGCTAATTTTAGTAGTTTCCTTGATACGTTTAAGAGCTGCTAGATCCTGGTTATATCGTCCTTGATCATTTTCGTAAGCTGCACGCTTAATTCTACGTTTCTTCTCAATCTCAGTTTCTGCTTTAATACGCTCTAAATTCGCAAGTAAATCAGCACTGTCCTGCTCCATTTTCAATTGTGCTGCTTTCAACTGATTTATTTTTTCTAAATAAGCTCTGTTTAAAGCATCATTTTTATTCGGAACCTTTTTAAGCCTTTCGTTGTATAAATTCGTCAACTTAGCAATCTCGTCTTTTTGAAGTCTGTTTGCCTCAGCAATGTTTGCTTTTAAAGCTTCTAATTGGCTATTTTCTGCTGCTACACTCTTGAATGGTTTCGGTTCTCTATAAATACCTTTTTCACTTAAATCATTTTCTTCTCTTAAGTCATTCAAATCTTTTTGTTTGTTGGCAACTGTTGCATTAAACTGAGCCAATAAATCATTTTGATTTTTACTTGAAGCATCTAGAGATTCTGTTAAGTTATCGATCGCTTTTGCTGTTTCATCTTTTTGTGCTAAAGCCGCTTTTGCTGCTGCCTCTGCATCTGCCTTTGCTTTTGCGTCTGCAGCTAATTTCGCTTGGCGAGCCTCTTCTTCAATTCTAGCTTTCTCTTCAGCATCTTGTTTCGCTTTCAACGCTTCTGCATCGGCTTTTGCTTTTGCATCGGCAGCTAATTTTGCTTGAAGTGCTTCTGCATCAGCTTTCGCTTTTGCGTCTGCAGCTAATTTCGCTTGACGAGCTTCTTCTTCAACTCTAGCTTTTTCTTCAGCTGCTTGTTTTACTTTAAGAGCTTCTGCATCAGCTTTCGCTTTGGCGTCTGCTGCAAGTTTCAATTTTAAGGCTTCTGCGTCAGCTTTTGCTTTTGCGTCTGCAGCTAATTTTGCTTGACGAGCTTCTTCATCGGCTTTTGCTTTTGCTTCTGCTGCTTGTTTTGCTTGTAAAGCTTCTGCATCAGCTTTCGCTTTGGCGTCTGCTGCAAGTTTCAATTTTAAGGCTTCTGCGTCAGCTTTTGCTTTTGCGTCTGCAGCTAATTTTGCTTGACGAGCTTCTTCATCGGCTTTTGCTTTTGCTTCTGCTGCTTGTTTTGCTTGTAAAGCCTCTGCATCAGCTTTCGCTTTGGCGTCTGCTGCAAGTTTCAATTTTAAGGCTTCTGCGTCAGCTTTTGCTTTTGCGTCTGCAGCTAATTTTGCTTGACGAGCTTCTTCATCGGCTTTCGCTTTGGCATCTGCTGCTAATTTTGCTTGACGGGCTTCTTCTGCTTCTTTTAATTGTTTTGCTTCAGCATCAGCTTTTGCTTTGGCAGTTGCTTCGGCATCAGCTTTTACTTTTGCATCAGCAAGCAATTGAGCTTGTAATGCTTCCATATCCGCTTTTGCTTTTGCGTCTGCAGCAAGTTTCGCTTTAAGTGCTTCGGCATCAGCTTTTGCTTTTGCATCAGCTGCTAATTTCGCCTGACGAGCTTCTTCTTCCACTCTAGCTTTTTCTTCAGCAGCTTGTTTTACTTTAAGAGCTTCCGCGTCAGCTTTGGCTTTTGCATCGGCAGCTAATTTCGCCTGACGAGCTTCTTCTTCCACTCTAGCTTTTTCTTCAGCAGCTTGTTTTACTTTAAGAGCTTCTGCATCGGCTTTCGCTTTTGCATCAGCTACAAGTTTAGCTTGAAGTGCCTCAGCATCAGCTTTTGCTTTTGCATCAGCCGCTAATTTCGCCTGACGCGCTTCTTCATCCGCTTTCGCTTTTGCTTCAGCAGCTTGTTTTGCCTTAGCTTCTGCATCGGCTTTCGCTTTTGCATCCGCAACTAGTTTCGCTTGAAGTGCTTCTGCATCGGCTTTTGCTTTTGCTTCAGCAGCTAATTGTGCTTGACGAGCCTCTTCATCCGCTTTTGCTTTTGCATCAGCAGCTTGTTTTGCTTTAAGTGCCTCGGCATCCGCTTTAGCTTTTGCATCGGCAGCTAACTTAGCCTGACGTGCTTCTTCAGCTTCTTTTAATTGTTTTGCTTCTGCCTCTGCTTTAGCTTTTGCTGTAGCTTCAGCGTCAGCTTTAACTCTTGCATCGGCAATTAGTTTTGCCTGTAAAGCTTCCATATCCGCTTTTGCTTTTGCTTCAGCTGCAAGTTTTGCTTGAGCTTCCGCATCTGCTTTTGCTTTTGCATCTGCAGCTAATTTTGCCTGTTGTGCTTCAGCATCAGCTTTAGCTTTTGCATCAGCAGCTAATTTTGCTTGTTTTGCCTCTTCTTCAGCTTTCGCTTTGTCTGCTGCTTGTTTTATCTTTAATGCTTCCGCGTCTGCTTTTGCTTTTGCTTCAGCAGCAATCAATGCTTGTCTTGCCTCTGCGTCTGCTTTGGCTTTTGCATCAGCTGCTAATTTTTCTTTTAATGCTGCTTCTTGAGCTTGTTTTGCTTTAAGCGCTGCCGCTGCTTTGGCTTTGTTAGCCGCGTCAATTGCCGCTTTAGTTTTCGCTTCAGCTGCTGCTTTAGTTTTCGCTTCAGCTGCTAATCTAGCTTGATATGCATCTGAGTCAGCTTTTGCTTTTGCATCAGCTGCTAAAATCGATTGTAAATCTGCTGCTTCTGCTTTCGCTTTTGCATCAGCTTTTCTCTTCGCCTCAGCTGCATCTGCTTTTGCTTTTGCATCGGCTGCCAACTTAATTTTCAATGCTTCTGCATCAGCTTTAGCTTTAGCGTCAGCAGCTAATTTTGCTTTTGCCGCAGCCTCGGCATCAGCCTTAGCTTTATCTGCTGCTAATTGTGCAGGTGTTTTTTGTGGCTCTGTTGGTTTTACAGTAGCTGTTTTTGCTTTTGCTGCTTCAGCATCGGCTTTTGCTTTTGCATCAGCTGCTAATTTCAACTTCATAGCCTCTGCATCTGCTTTAGCTTTATCAGCTGCTAATTGAGCTTGTGTTTTTGTTGCTGTTGCTCCTGGTTTATTTGCGGCAGCTTGCGCTCTTGCTGCTGCGGCCGCATCAACACGTGCTTTATTGTCGGCAGCTAATTGTATTCTACGCGCTTCAGCATCGGCTCTTGCTTTATCAGCTGCCAATTGAGCTTGTGTTTTTTGTGTTGCAGCAACCGCTCTATTTGCTGTTGCAGTTTGTGCTCTTGTTGCAGCTGCGGCATCAGCTTTTGCTTTTGCTTCTGCAGCTAATTTAAGTTTCAGCGCTTCAGCATCAGCCTTGGCTTTAGTATCTGCTTCTAACTTGGCTTTTGTCGCAGCTTCAGCATCTGCTTTTGCTTTTTCAGCAGCTGCCAATCGTGCTTGTTTAGCTTCAGCATCAGTAATCGCTTTTGCTTCTGCGGCTAATCTTGCTTTTTCAGCACCATCTACTCTTGTAACAGGAGCTGTTGTAGTCTTTTTAGCCATTACTGGTTTTGGCTTAGAAGGATCGATAAGAGAACCTTCGTCATCATCACCATAATAGTAATTTTTGTTTTTGAATCTGTAAGCAATTGCAAATTCGTGAGAACCTCCTAAATTGGTAAAATTCCCAAAACCTCTTTCATAATTGTACTCGATAGAAATACTTGGTGAAATATTCGCTCCTAAACCTGCCGAAACACCGTATAAAGTATTGTAACCAACCTGTGCCCAAACTCCTTGCGGAATTGCAATCATGGCAAGTCCCGATAAAACTGTTTTATCTTTTTTGATTTCTGTTTTTACTATTCCCGAGAATTTGCTTCTATCAAAAAATCCGTAGCTGTCAATGTAACCCGTGTACATACCGTGCAATTCAATTGCTCTTTCTGGATCGTCTTTTACCATTCCAGAACCAAAATTGTAAAGAACCAAATTGTTGATCGACAAACCAAAATCAAGAAATGCTGTACCGTAATTGATTCCAGGATTTACTGTAAGCAATGTATTTGATGGAACGTTATCTATTGGAAGATTAGGATCATTTGTAACGATTTTTCCTCTGTTTAAACCACTTTGGTAAGCACCAACATTAAGGCCAAATGTCAAATTGCTATCTTCCTGCAAAACGATATTATGGGCAAAGTTGGCTACTCCTCCAAATACAGTAAAAACACCATAATTTTGTTGAAATAATCCAAAAGCAAAAGCTTCATTCTCTCTGAAACGACCAGAATAACCAAATAAATAAGTGTTTGGTGCATCATCAAATGAAACCCATTGTCTTTTATTGTAAAAACTCACATAAGGGTTTGATTCGCGTACAAAGCTGAAAGTTGGGTTAATTAAATATCTATTGAACTTTAAAGAATTTCTGATAGGTAAAGAAAACGAAACAACTCCATCCTCAGATTTAGTATCTTGAGAATAGAGTACATTTGAAAAACCGTAAAATAAAGTTATGAATAGTAGGATTTTCTTCATTTTATTTTATCAGGGTTATTGATCCTTTCTTTTCACCTGTCTGGGAATGAATGACATAGTAATAAACGGGATTTACATTTTTAATATCAATTGATCCAGACGGGGGCCAATCGCCTTGATAGTTGACAACATCAAGAACCATGTCTCCGTTTGAACTAATTATTTTAACACTAGTTTCTGGGTTTTTGTATTCACTCGGAATATCCCATACATCATACGGATAACTGCTCAAGCTTATAATATTTGCAATTTTTTCTACAGAAGTAACCGGATTACTATCGTACGAAACTGCGAACGGTAATTCTTGTTCAACGATACAACCTGTTGCTTGGCTTATTTTTACTTTGTAATTTCCTTTTGTTGATACCAAGTAAGTATTAGTGTTAGCACCTGCTATCACTGTGTTTCCAAGATACCACTCAAAAGTCGGATTCACAGCATTTGTAGTCACCGTAACGCTTAATGTTTCGTTTGGGGCAATAACATTCGTTGCTGGGACATTTAATGAAGCCGTAAAGTTGTTTCCTTTAAGATCTATTGTTCCTGTTGCTTTACATCCACCAAAATCAACATCAACGCTATAGATTCCCGCTTCATTTGTAACATAACTACGGCTTGTAGCACCTGAAATTACAGTTCCATTTTTTTTCCACACGTAACTATTTCCTGAAGTCGCCGTCAAGACTGTTCCTGATCCGCTTGAACAAAATGGATTACCTAAACTTGATGAGATTGTTACAGAAGAACCAGATCCTGAAGTCGTAACGGTAACACGATTTGAACTTAAATTGTCTTCTGAACATAGTCCATAATCTAATTTTGCGTAATAGGTTCCAATCGAATTTACTACTAACGTTGTACCACTTTGTCCAGCAATCAAAACATCATCTTTATACCATTTATACTTTAAATTTGGATAATTGGCCGGAGACGAAGGAACGTCATTTGGTGTTGGATTGTAAACAGAAAGCGAAATACTTCCTCCAGAACAAATTGTAGCCGTAGGTGATTTTTCATTTATGTAAAATGCACTCACATAAGTACTATAATACGCTGGAAAAGAGGTATTGTTTGCAAGATTTTTAAATCTTAAGCTATAAACAGGAGTTGCCGTATTACTTTTTACACGCAAGCTGTAAATATCAGATCCCTTTAAATTTGTTGGAACAGCAAATCGAATTGTTTGTTGCTGTAACGTAGGATCATCTGTAAATGAAATTTTTGTTGTAGCTGTAGGGGTTGTAAAATTCCCAGCATCATCAGAAAGTTCTACCTCAAAAGTAGTTCCAGCTGGAAAATTTACATAACTAAAAGTAGCCGCATATTGATTAAAAGGCGCACCATCGATGATAAGCCCAGCACAAATTCTATCAAAATTTAATTGCTGGGGCACTATCGTTTGGGCATAAGTATTCGTTTCAGTACAAAACAAAATACTAAAAAATGCAATAAATCGGATTACAGATAGCGTAGTTTTCTGAATCATATAGTTCTTCTTCTTGCTAAGTCTATATTTTCAAAAAACAAGATATCGATGAATGTTTCTGAAAAATCATATTTATAGTTCTCTATAATGTCCTTCGCAAGAACAGAATAAGAAGCTGTAATTGATGAATTTTCTTTGCACTCTGAAGTTTTTTGATCGTTCGCATCACTAGCTATAGCAAAGCTATCCTTGGGGATGGATAGCTCCACTGCTAACTGATTAGAATTCTCTAATTTGCTGATCACTGTTGTATCAGCCGTTTCTGTTTTTTGGTTGTTATTACACGCCAGTGCGATGCCATTAGTATCAGTAGAAACAGTAGTGTTTTCTGATTTACTTTGTGCATTTAAAGCTGCTATAGGCGAAACCAAAAATATAATATAAATAAAATATTTTTTTATAGATGGGGCCATTATGTCTTGATCTTTATTTGGTCCTTGACGAGACTAACATAAATTGTGTCTGGGGACTTTATTAATAAAATTTACGCTCTGAAATAAAAATCGAAACTTATCTATTTTCCGCTAGATGCTGTAATTTTTCCTAATTGTAATCTGAAATCTGGTTTCTTAGGATTTGAAATATCAATGAAAGTTTCTTTGTTGTCACTTTGAGAGTAAACGTTAAAGAACACAGGGTTTCCATACCAGCCCTCTAAATCTTCATTGTTTGTATTGTACTCTGTAAAGATATTTCCGTTACATAAATTGAAGTACATTTCCTCAAATTTGATTTTTTTAAGGTTGGCATCATTGATTTCAGTTTTACTGTCTAGCAAAACGGCCGGGTTAAATCCAGAGATTACACTACGCTTCATTTCAAGAGATGCAGTTTCAGCAACATAAATTGCTTCTTTTACTAAACCTGCCTGAATATCAGCTTTAATGTTCTCACTGTCATTTAACATTGTAATATTTGTTGCAACAACAAGAGTTTGTTTTTTAGTAAAATCTGTTTCGCTTTTCTTTTCGAATGATTTTACCTCCATACAACGAGATCCATCTTTATTAGAAGATAAATAAGATGATCTAACTGCCAATGAGTTGAATAAACGGCATTGAACACCTTGAGTAAATTTAAAATCGTCGTTGATTGATTTGTAAGAAACTAATTTAGTAGCGTTTACATCACCTCCAAAGAAAGCAAATGAGTCACCACCTGCGTAGCTTACCATAACGTTGTCTAAAATAGTTTTTGCACCAACACCTGCAACAGTCAAACCATTGAAAGTATCTACACCTTTAACTTTTTTTCCTGCGAATTCGATTCTAACAAATCTCAAAACGCCTGAATTTCCGTTTACATTATCACCACCATAAGTAGTTAAACTAGGATCTAAATCCATGTTGTAAGAACCTACATTTCCAAATTTATTGATTGGCGCATCTCCAAGAAGTACAACTCCTCCCCAGTCACCAGCTTTTTTCTGGCTTCTGTTTGAAGTAAATACGATTGGATCAGTTTCTAAACCATCAGCAATAATTTGTGCACCTTTTGTAACTACCAATGTTCCTTTTGTTTCAAAATCACCAATAATTAAAGTTCCTGGTTCAATTGTTAATACTGCATTGTTTGTAACATAAACGTTGCCTTGCAAAACATATACATTCCTCTTCAGCAATTTAGTATTAACAGAAATGTTTCCTGCTAAAATTTGATTTGCTTCTCCATACTCTACTTTGTTAGGCTTAAATTCGGTCCAGTTATTCAACCAATTGTTGTAGCCCATAATTCCTTTCTCTTGCTGAGCACTCATACTAGTAACTGTCAAAAGAACGCAGATCATTTGAGTAATTTTTTTCATGATAAGGGGGTATTAGGGTTAATAATAAATTTGGGTATGCGTAAATGAAAAAACTCATCTCGATTTTTCTGAAATAATCAGAACACATCGAGAACGAGTTATTTTTTATTACTCTCTTAATGTTTTTCGAAAATCTAAATCATCTACGAAAACAAGCCAAAAGAGGTTTTAAAAATATATTTTTTTATTACATTTCGTTCAAATCGTTGAACTCGTGTAATGATTTCAATGTGCTTTCGTAAAATAAAATCGCCGCGATCAAGTTTCCTTTATCAGAGTAAGGCATCATCTTTCTTTGGAAATCAACAGTTGTATCCAAGAAAGTTGTAGTACCAACTGCTTGCGCATCTAATACTTTTTTGTGCTCAGAATCGTCTGGAATACCTAAGTCGGCCATGGTAACTCCTGGTTTTGTAACCAAAGCAATGTACGGAAGGGTTTTCACTAAAACTTTAATACGCTCAATGTATAATTCCAAAAGTTCTCCTTTTTGCATACCGCTCAATTCTTTTTGATCATGGTATTTTCTGATAAGAGCCGTTGTACTAATTATACTTCTTGGAGCATTTTTTGCCTGTGCTGAAACAGCTGCAGTCGTCAAGAAAAAAAGTGTACTTAATAAAATAATTTTCCCTTTCATAGATTCGATTTATAATTGGTTGTTCATGCAAACAAAAATATATAAATTAACTTAAATCGCAACTTTATTGATTTCTTTTTTCAAAAAAAAAACTTAAAAAAACCTTAAAAACCAGTCGTATGTCGAGAAAATGTGCGTTTTAACGAGAGTTTTGTTAAATTTGTTAAAATCAAAACTGTAAGATAAAAACTATAAAAAACACCAAACTTTTACCTTTAAATAGCCAAAAAAACATTACGTTTATCGTTTTTGGCAAAAAAATATTAACAAAAAAGTCTTCATATCTGCTAGCGTGAAGCAATTTATTAACAAAATTAAGTTGACAGAAACTTGTTTTTAAGAAAAAAAACATTCCTGTTTTTTACATCAAAATACAACTCATAATCTTTTAATCTAAAATTTTTGCCTACATCATTTTCTTATATCTTTGCTTCATGCAATTTTCTCAAATTTTAGGTCAAGATTATATCAAAAGTCACTTGATAAAAAGTGCATCTTCAGGACGAATTCCGCATGCGCAACTATTTGTTGGGCCAGAAGGAAGCGGTACTTTGTCAACCGCGATCGCTTATGCGCAGTATATTTTGTGCAATAATACCGGCAACGAAAACGAAAATGGAAATGATTCCTGCAATTTGAAATTTCAAAACATTTCACATCCAGATCTTCATTTCATTTACCCAACCGTGACTACCGAAGATGTCAAAACCAAACCAAAAAGTCTAGATTTTATTCAGGATTGGAGAACGTTTGTACAGGAAATGCCTTATGGAGGATTATTTGACTGGTACAAAATTCTAGGCGTTCAAAACAAACAGGGTGAAATTAGGGTTGAAGATGCGCAGGAAGTTTTAAAATCACTTTCGCTAAAATCATACGAAGGTGGTTATAAAATCATGATCATTTGGATGGCCGATAAAATGAATATTGCCGCTTCAAATAAACTTTTAAAGCTCCTTGAAGAACCTTCAGACAAAACCATTTTCATTTTAATTTCTGAAAATGAAGAAGATATTATTCAAACCATTCGCTCTCGTTGTCAGGTAATTCACTTTAACGGACTTCCAGAAAAAGTAATTGCAGATGCCCTGGTTTCACGCGAAAATATTGATTCGAATTTAGCCAAAAAAATCGCGCATCAAGCACAAGGAAATTTCAACAAAGCAATGCATTTGATAAAAGAAGATGACTCCGAATATCCTTTTGAACAATGGTTTGTAAACTGGGTTCGTGCCGCATTTAGAGCAAAAGGAAATGCTGCAGCAATTCAAGATTTGATTTCCTGGAGTGAGGAAATAGCCAGCCTTGGACGTGAAAGCCAGAAAAAATTTATTCAGTTTTGCATCGAAATGTTTCGTCAGGCTTTATTACTGAATTATCAAACGCCAACTTTGGTTTACATTGAGCCAAAAG comes from Flavobacterium sp. KACC 22761 and encodes:
- a CDS encoding PorP/SprF family type IX secretion system membrane protein, with amino-acid sequence MKKILLFITLFYGFSNVLYSQDTKSEDGVVSFSLPIRNSLKFNRYLINPTFSFVRESNPYVSFYNKRQWVSFDDAPNTYLFGYSGRFRENEAFAFGLFQQNYGVFTVFGGVANFAHNIVLQEDSNLTFGLNVGAYQSGLNRGKIVTNDPNLPIDNVPSNTLLTVNPGINYGTAFLDFGLSINNLVLYNFGSGMVKDDPERAIELHGMYTGYIDSYGFFDRSKFSGIVKTEIKKDKTVLSGLAMIAIPQGVWAQVGYNTLYGVSAGLGANISPSISIEYNYERGFGNFTNLGGSHEFAIAYRFKNKNYYYGDDDEGSLIDPSKPKPVMAKKTTTAPVTRVDGAEKARLAAEAKAITDAEAKQARLAAAEKAKADAEAATKAKLEADTKAKADAEALKLKLAAEAKAKADAAAATRAQTATANRAVAATQKTQAQLAADKARADAEARRIQLAADNKARVDAAAAARAQAAANKPGATATKTQAQLAADKAKADAEAMKLKLAADAKAKADAEAAKAKTATVKPTEPQKTPAQLAADKAKADAEAAAKAKLAADAKAKADAEALKIKLAADAKAKADAAEAKRKADAKAKAEAADLQSILAADAKAKADSDAYQARLAAEAKTKAAAEAKTKAAIDAANKAKAAAALKAKQAQEAALKEKLAADAKAKADAEARQALIAAEAKAKADAEALKIKQAADKAKAEEEAKQAKLAADAKAKADAEAQQAKLAADAKAKADAEAQAKLAAEAKAKADMEALQAKLIADARVKADAEATAKAKAEAEAKQLKEAEEARQAKLAADAKAKADAEALKAKQAADAKAKADEEARQAQLAAEAKAKADAEALQAKLVADAKAKADAEAKAKQAAEAKAKADEEARQAKLAADAKAKADAEALQAKLVADAKAKADAEALKVKQAAEEKARVEEEARQAKLAADAKAKADAEALKVKQAAEEKARVEEEARQAKLAADAKAKADAEALKAKLAADAKAKADMEALQAQLLADAKVKADAEATAKAKADAEAKQLKEAEEARQAKLAADAKAKADEEARQAKLAADAKAKADAEALKLKLAADAKAKADAEALQAKQAAEAKAKADEEARQAKLAADAKAKADAEALKLKLAADAKAKADAEALQAKQAAEAKAKADEEARQAKLAADAKAKADAEALKLKLAADAKAKADAEALKVKQAAEEKARVEEEARQAKLAADAKAKADAEALQAKLAADAKAKADAEALKAKQDAEEKARIEEEARQAKLAADAKAKADAEAAAKAALAQKDETAKAIDNLTESLDASSKNQNDLLAQFNATVANKQKDLNDLREENDLSEKGIYREPKPFKSVAAENSQLEALKANIAEANRLQKDEIAKLTNLYNERLKKVPNKNDALNRAYLEKINQLKAAQLKMEQDSADLLANLERIKAETEIEKKRRIKRAAYENDQGRYNQDLAALKRIKETTKISSTPLTASDFDFGEDQSNMQIIKNIKNSENGYYMILAVHSSVEKRDEFLAKAVAAGRSDINFFYNIATSKYYIYYEKFEGLQEATKALEAKGNKPYNGKLAIVKVEN
- the sprC gene encoding gliding motility protein SprC; the protein is MIQKTTLSVIRFIAFFSILFCTETNTYAQTIVPQQLNFDRICAGLIIDGAPFNQYAATFSYVNFPAGTTFEVELSDDAGNFTTPTATTKISFTDDPTLQQQTIRFAVPTNLKGSDIYSLRVKSNTATPVYSLRFKNLANNTSFPAYYSTYVSAFYINEKSPTATICSGGSISLSVYNPTPNDVPSSPANYPNLKYKWYKDDVLIAGQSGTTLVVNSIGTYYAKLDYGLCSEDNLSSNRVTVTTSGSGSSVTISSSLGNPFCSSGSGTVLTATSGNSYVWKKNGTVISGATSRSYVTNEAGIYSVDVDFGGCKATGTIDLKGNNFTASLNVPATNVIAPNETLSVTVTTNAVNPTFEWYLGNTVIAGANTNTYLVSTKGNYKVKISQATGCIVEQELPFAVSYDSNPVTSVEKIANIISLSSYPYDVWDIPSEYKNPETSVKIISSNGDMVLDVVNYQGDWPPSGSIDIKNVNPVYYYVIHSQTGEKKGSITLIK
- a CDS encoding DNA polymerase III subunit delta', whose amino-acid sequence is MQFSQILGQDYIKSHLIKSASSGRIPHAQLFVGPEGSGTLSTAIAYAQYILCNNTGNENENGNDSCNLKFQNISHPDLHFIYPTVTTEDVKTKPKSLDFIQDWRTFVQEMPYGGLFDWYKILGVQNKQGEIRVEDAQEVLKSLSLKSYEGGYKIMIIWMADKMNIAASNKLLKLLEEPSDKTIFILISENEEDIIQTIRSRCQVIHFNGLPEKVIADALVSRENIDSNLAKKIAHQAQGNFNKAMHLIKEDDSEYPFEQWFVNWVRAAFRAKGNAAAIQDLISWSEEIASLGRESQKKFIQFCIEMFRQALLLNYQTPTLVYIEPKVDKFKLENFAPFVNGNNIHEIFKELSDAMYHIERNGNAKIILTDLSIKLTRLIHKK